A section of the Carya illinoinensis cultivar Pawnee chromosome 12, C.illinoinensisPawnee_v1, whole genome shotgun sequence genome encodes:
- the LOC122289943 gene encoding probable UDP-arabinopyranose mutase 2 — translation MAGITVSPTPLLKDELDIVIPTIRNLDFLEMWRPFFQPYHLIIVQDGDPSKVIKVPEGFDYELHNRNDINRILGPKASCISFKDSACRCFGYMVSKKKYIYTIDDDCFVAKNPSGKDINALEQHIKNLLTPSTPFFFNTLYDPYREGADFVRGYPFSLREGAPTAVSHGLWLNIPDYDAPTQLVKPLERNTRYVDAVLTIPKGTLFPMCGMNLAFNRELIGPAMYFGLMGDGQPIGRYDDMWAGWCMKVICDHLGFGVKTGLPYIWHSKASNPFVNLKKEYKGIYWQEELIPFFQSVTLPKDCTTVQKCYVEISKQVKAKLGKVDEYFNKLADAMVTWIEAWDEQNPSEGVVPNVTAK, via the exons ATGGCTGGAATCACAGTCTCTCCGACGCCTCTGCTAAAGGATGAGCTGGACATCGTGATCCCTACTATTCGGAACCTTGACTTCCTCGAGATGTGGAGGCCATTCTTCCAGCCCTACCACTTGATCATAGTCCAGGATGGGGACCCGTCGAAGGTTATCAAAGTCCCCGAAGGCTTCGACTACGAGCTCCACAACCGCAACGATATCAACAGGATTCTGGGTCCCAAAGCTTCCTGCATTTCGTTCAAGGACTCCGCCTGCCGCTGCTTCGGTTACATGGTCTCCAAGAAGAAGTACATCTATACAATCGACGATGATTGCTTT GTTGCTAAAAATCCATCTGGGAAGGACATTAATGCACTTGAGCAGCACATAAAGAACCTTCTGACTCCATCAActccatttttcttcaacaCCCTGTATGACCCATACCGAGAAGGTGCAGATTTTGTCCGTGGGTATCCATTCAGTCTACGTGAAGGTGCCCCAACAGCTGTTTCTCATGGTCTCTGGCTCAATATCCCAGATTATGATGCTCCCACCCAGCTTGTCAAGCCACTTGAGAGAAACACAAG ATATGTGGATGCAGTTCTGACAATACCTAAGGGAACTCTATTCCCCATGTGTGGCATGAACCTGGCATTCAACCGTGAATTGATTGGCCCTGCAATGTACTTTGGACTCATGGGTGATGGCCAGCCAATTGGACGCTATGATGATATGTGGGCTGGCTGGTGCATGAAG GTGATATGTGATCATTTGGGATTTGGAGTCAAGACTGGTCTGCCATATATCTGGCACAGCAAAGCCAGTAACCCTTTTGTGAACCTGAAGAAAGAATACAAGGGAATCTACTGGCAAGAAGAGCTGATTCCGTTCTTCCAATCTGTTACCCTTCCAAAGGATTGCACCACTGTGCAGAAATGCTATGTTGAAATCtccaagcaagtcaaggctaaACTTGGTAAGGTGGATGAATACTTTAACAAGCTGGCTGATGCCATGGTCACATGGATTGAAGCTTGGGATGAGCAGAACCCTTCCGAAGGAGTTGTACCAAATGTTActgcaaaatag
- the LOC122289221 gene encoding uncharacterized protein LOC122289221, with the protein MVQLKVNQGTPKRVRPFRYEASWSKKEGCEALIQQHWGLTTGHLDPLTGSITGLKYCQEGLKNWSMEMRRNQGALIKEKLSILSSLKETNEGHLYTEISVLQKEVDSLLEAENSKWQQRAKQNWLRGGDRNTSFFHKCASQRRKQNLICNIRDNEGNETTSQKEISQIFQSFFQELFTSSSPKGIAECTRAMPRKLNTEMSATLARPFTAAEVKDALFSMNPLGSPGPDGFPACFYQDHWHTIGPRVTSAVLEVLNKGQWSNGLSDTLIALIPKKPSPSLVADFRPISLCNVLYKIITKTVANRLKLVLPAIISPTQTAFVPGRLITDNIIVAFESLHTMKARLKGRDGFMALKLDMSKAYDRIEWPFLKSVLHQVGLDQKWVNLIMRCVESVSYSLILNGTPQDKFYPTRGLRQGDPLSPYLFILCSEVLSCMLNKAESSGLITGLPIRRKSLSINHLFFADDSLLFCKANPVEWSRLHNLLAVYELASGQRLNKDKTSIYFSKNTREEAKAFITSIAGIRGTSSYEKYLGLPALTGRSRAQSFKGILDRVQDRISNWKNKFLSQAGKEVLIKSIIQAIPTYSMGIFKLPRLLLQELNKMVRSFWWNHKPQEHKVHWIHWNQLRKAKSQGGLGLRDFSNFNLALLAKQGWRVVNNPDSLAARVLKEKYFSNSSFLSTKLGQNSSYLWQSFLAARSLLKEGVVWRIGDGASTEIWNDRWLLRQSTYRTPISVRFLQADTKVSNLISSSTNQWKRDLVYAMFSREEAECIVAIPLSPYPKPDRRVWRCTTSGEFSVKSAYHLLTEKDEQLNGQSSAPSPSKPPWTKVWNLNVPNATKTFLWRACLNGLPTRDNLMKRRAVEDPACPVCGLQPETVEHILWSCPSARDVWSLSSRKLQKAGPLFHHFRELVEVFMEALDIEDLKVFAVTSWLIWKSRNELVFKHTLQHPRKVSQQSTYLLEELQQVSQQGKPQLTSRQCGPSWEAPPPGKVKLNWDASISKGTCTVGVGAVIRDWEGRVLATLRMKHNLFPDPFMAEAFAAFQASLFCKATGHRDIIMEGDSLQVVSGLNSSTETHTYAGQLVSDTKITMNSFSSWLARHTVRANNSVAHALSRDALCISGYTTSFDLILHCPTDASQKRQPLGNFKFEKPQPHQPTTSRTSQQGTSFSGSATLFHAQILLLSHHAPALLVARQAATSLENFKAAQPSSKKMIQQVHDQLFEWVPPPVDSIKINWDAGVTNNLTGFGLVARNHEGSILATKKLSTVGVLDPLLAEVLGGLHAVGMAKEMGLQSIILEGDSQVVVQGLQKHIDRWDRMGMVLHDIRVMLSGFNKWMVVFIRRSGNYVAHYLAKESLVLVEDVIELGDCLIL; encoded by the exons ATGGTTCAGCTTAAGGTCAACCAGGGAACTCCCAAACGTGTGAGACCTTTCAGGTATGAAGCATCATGGAGTAAAAAAGAGGGGTGTGAGGCCCTAATCCAACAACACTGGGGTTTGACAACTGGCCATTTAGACCCCCTAACAGGATCCATCACTGGTTTAAAGTATTGTCAAGAGGGTCTGAAGAATTGGAGTATGGAAATGAGAAGAAATCAAGGGGCACTTATTAAGGAAAAACTGTCAATTCTCAGCTCCCTCAAAGAAACTAATGAGGGACACCTTTACACAGAAATAAGTGTACTTCAGAAGGAAGTGGACTCGCTTTTAGAGGCAGAAAACTCCAAGTGGCAACAAAGGGCCAAGCAAAACTGGTTGAGAGGTGGGGATAGAAACACTTCATTCTTCCATAAGTGTGCCAGCCAAAGGAGAAAACAGAACCTCATCTGTAACATAAGGGATAATGAAGGAAATGAGACCACTAGTCAGAAGGAGATTAGCCAAATTTTTCAGAGCTTCTTTCAAGAGCTTTTTACCTCATCAAGCCCAAAAGGCATTGCTGAGTGCACAAGAGCTATGCCTAGAAAACTCAACACAGAGATGAGTGCTACCCTTGCAAGACCCTTCACTGCAGCTGAAGTCAAGGATGCCTTGTTCAGCATGAATCCCCTAGGCTCACCTGGACCAGATGGCTTTCCTGCATGCTTCTACCAAGATCATTGGCATACCATAGGACCTCGAGTCACCTCTGCTGTCCTAGAAGTTCTAAACAAAGGTCAGTGGTCAAATGGCCTTAGTGACACTCTCATTGCTTTGATCCCTAAGAAACCATCCCCTTCCCTAGTGGCAGACTTCAGGCCCATCAGCCTCTGCAATGTCCTATACAAGATTATAACAAAGACTGTGGCCAACAGGTTGAAACTAGTGTTGCCAGCAATAATTTCTCCAACTCAGACAGCTTTTGTCCCAGGCAGGCTGATAACAGACAACATAATAGTGGCTTTTGAGTCACTACATACAATGAAAGCTAGATTAAAGGGCAGGGATGGTTTTATGGCACTCAAGCTCGACATGAGCAAAGCCTATGACAGAATTGAGTGGCCCTTCCTTAAGTCAGTATTGCATCAGGTTGGCCTAGACCAGAAGTGGGTAAATCTAATCATGAGGTGTGTAGAATCAGTGTCTTACTCTCTCATTCTCAATGGCACTCCTCAAGACAAATTCTACCCAACAAGAGGgctgaggcaaggggatcccctatCCCCTTACCTCTTCATCCTATGCTCAGAAGTGCTGAGTTGCATGCTCAACAAGGCTGAGAGTTCGGGCCTTATCACTGGACTACCAATTAGAAGGAAATCTCTTTCAATTAACCActtgttttttgcagatgacagcctcTTGTTTTGCAAAGCTAACCCTGTAGAATGGAGCAGGCTCCACAACTTACTGGCAGTCTATGAACTTGCCTCTGGTCAGAGGCTCAACAAGGACAAAACCTCTATTTATTTTAGCAAAAACACCAGGGAGGAAGCTAAGGCATTCATTACCAGCATAGCAGGGATAAGGGGCACATCCTCATATGAAAAGTACCTGGGCCTACCTGCCCTCACAGGCAGGTCCCGAGCTCAATCCTTCAAGGGAATCCTGGACAGGGTGCAAGACAGAATTTCCAACTGGAAGAACAAGTTCCTTTCCCAAGCAGGGAAAGAAGTCCTCATCAAATCCATCATCCAGGCCATCCCTACGTACAGCATGGGGATCTTCAAGCTTCCAAGACTTCTGTTACAGGAGCTTAACAAAATGGTGAGAAGTTTCTGGTGGAATCACAAACCACAGGAACACAAGGTACACTGGATCCATTGGAACCAGCTGAGGAAAGCAAAGAGTCAAGGTGGCCTGGGCCTTAGGGACTTCTCTAATTTTAATCTAGCCCTCCTCGCCAAACAAGGCTGGAGGGTTGTAAACAACCCAGACTCCCTTGCTGCAAGGGTTCTTAAGGAAAAGTACTTCAGTAACAGTTCCTTCCTATCCACAAAGTTAGGACAAAACTCTTCATACCTCTGGCAGAGTTTCCTAGCAGCGAGGTCATTACTTAAAGAGGGAGTGGTGTGGAGAATAGGAGATGGGGCCTCAACTGAAATTTGGAATGACAGGTGGCTGTTAAGACAGTCGACCTACAGAACTCCCATTTCAGTCAGGTTCCTGCAGGCTGATACCAAGGTTTCTAATCTCATTAGTAGCTCTACAAATCAGTGGAAGAGAGACCTTGTTTATGCCATGTTCTCAAGGGAGGAAGCCGAATGCATAGTAGCCATACCACTCAGCCCTTACCCCAAGCCAGATAGAAGAGTGTGGAGGTGCACCACCTCGGGTGAATTCAGTGTCAAGAGTGCTTACCATCTCCTTACTGAGAAGGATGAGCAACTGAATGGTCAATCTTCAGCCCCAAGCCCTTCTaagcccccttggaccaaagtCTGGAACCTAAATGTCCCCAATGCCACCAAAACCTTCCTCTGGAGGGCTTGCCTCAATGGACTCCCTACTCGAGACAATCTGATGAAGAGGAGAGCAGTGGAAGACCCTGCCTGCCCAGTCTGCGGTCTGCAACCAGAAACAGTGGAGCACATCCTATGGAGCTGCCCTTCAGCCAGGGACGTGTGGTCACTGAGCTCAAGGAAGCTGCAGAAAGCTGGCCcccttttccaccacttcagaGAGCTAGTGGAAGTCTTCATGGAGGCCTTGGACATAGAGGACCTGAAAGTCTTTGCTGTCACCTCGTGGCTGATATGGAAAAGCAGGAATGAACTGGTGTTTAAACACACTCTACAACACCCTAGGAAGGTGTCCCAGCAATCCACCTATCTATTAGAAGAGCTACAGCAGGTTTCTCAGCAGGGTAAGCCTCAGTTAACCTCCAGACAGTGTGGTCCTAGCTGGGAAGCTCCTCCTCCAGGCAAAGTGAAGTTAAACTGGGATGCCTCTATCTCTAAAGGTACCTGCACAGTGGGAGTGGGAGCTGTCATAAGGGATTGGGAAGGCAGAGTATTGGCCACCCTCAGAATGAAGCACAATCTGTTCCCTGATCCATTTATGGCAGAAGCCTTTGCAGCATTTCAAGCCTCCCTATTTTGTAAGGCCACCGGACACAGAGACATTATTATGGAAGGGGACTCACTGCAAGTCGTGTCAGGCCTCAACTCGTCAACAGAAACCCATACATATGCAGGCCAACTCGTTTCAGACACAAAAATAACCATGAACTCCTTTTCATCTTGGTTAGCAAGGCACACTGTGAGAGCAAACAATTCTGTTGCTCATGCCTTAAGCAGGGATGCGTTATGCATTAGTGGTTATACCACATCTTTTGATCTAATCCTGCACT GTCCCACAGATGCGAGCCAGAAGCGCCAGCCACTTGGAAATTTCAAATTCGAAAAACCCCAACCCCACCAGCCCACGACCTCGAGAACGTCCCAACAAGGCACGTCATTCTCGGGCTCAGCCACCCTGTTTCACGCGCAAATCCTATTGCTTTCTCACCATGCTCCAGCTCTTCTG GTTGCAAGACAGGCAGCCACTTCCTTGGAAAACTTTAAAGCTGCACAACCCAGCTCTAAGAAAATGATACAGCAGGTTCATGACCAACTATTTGAATGGGTTCCTCCTCCAGTGGACTCTATCAAAATTAATTGGGATGCAGGTGTTACTAATAACTTAACTGGGTTCGGTTTGGTGGCTCGAAATCATGAAGGCTCTATTTTGGCCACTAAAAAGCTGTCAACAGTTGGTGTCTTGGATCCCCTGCTAGCTGAAGTTCTCGGTGGCCTTCATGCAGTTGGCATGGCAAAGGAGATGGGGTTGCAATCTATTATTTTGGAAGGTGATTCCCAGGTTGTAGTTCAAGGCCTTCAGAAGCATATTGATCGATGGGATAGAATGGGCATGGTCTTACATGACATTAGAGTTATGTTGTCTGGTTTTAATAAATGGATGGTAGTTTTTATAAGAAGAAGTGGCAACTATGTTGCTCACTATCTAGCTAAGGAGTCCCTTGTGCTAGTTGAGGATGTGATTGAATTGGGCGATTGCCTAATTTTGTAA